The following nucleotide sequence is from Patagioenas fasciata isolate bPatFas1 chromosome 9, bPatFas1.hap1, whole genome shotgun sequence.
AAGCCATTGAAATGGGGAATTCTTGGCTGTGGCTGCGGTTAATGAAGCTGATTTCTTCCCTGATACTCCTTCTGGGGAAGGATCCGGTTACATATGTTGATACATAGTGAAAATTCCCGAGGGAAAAACAAGGTGCTGTAATTTGATGACTTGATAAAAAGGGAAACGCTGACAGGGCCTAGAGCTGATACTGCGATAAGAACTGAATAGGATTTTAATTTTATGATTGTTGGAGAACTATctgattttgaattgttttcttctctgaaatgaaTGAAACCAAAATATGTTGAAATTTCTCATCATGTGGAATTGAAACGGAATTATTTTTGGCTCAGCTGGTGTGTTTCACACACTGCTTTTTGGCTTATTTTAATCTTTGAAGCTGTTCAATCACTCCTCTATGTAAAATTTATGTTTTTAAGAGACttgcaaactgaaaaaaacaaacacatttgttGTGAATATAACTCCATACAAGCTTTCAATATTATTTTGTCTCcactcaaaataaaataattttatttatattttagctataataataaaataatacttttaaaTCAAATTGCATAATGCCAGAATACTTTAACAAAACCATACATGTTAGCTGAAAGACTCTTTCAATGGAGAAATTTCCCAGCATCTTGAGGGATGATTCAGCAGcataaaatcttcagaaaaaatattttattgattttGTTTTGAACAAATGATTTTACAGATCTGTTGGCAACTAGAGAAAGGCTCTGTGGTCTCATATGAGTCCCATAATTTTTGTGAATATCAGGGTACTCCTGGCTACAAATGACGTTTCTTCCCCATGTtcgctctttttcttcttctcgtCTTCTCATGTATTTATATTTGTTATTGTCAGTATGATTGCTACTTCTGGCTTTAGTGAAATTGATTTTTCTTCACTACAGGCTGTAGAGTGTCCCTGTGGTTTTTTATTATAAGGCAGTTAATATGACCTATCTCAAGAAAGAATTAGGCTGATTTTGTAAATCATCATTTTTCCTACACAGCAGGGTCAGTAAAGCATAAGAATCTGAATAGCCTGGGCTTGATTCTCCACCAGCAGAATTATGTTCAGAGGCTTCACAAATGGGCAGCCTTTTCCACGTTCTTTAAGTGAGGGTATAAAGCATTAGGGAAAAATAATCTTTCTTGAGATCTTCcatgggaaataaaaaaataggcTAAGCTCATTACATTGTAATTAGGAATTTAAcccataaaataataaaaccccaGTAGCTGTTAATGCTGAAGAGTGTTGAAGTTCTCGTCCCCTTTAGTGCACTGTTACAGCAGGGGTGGTTCTGGAAGGGCCCTGACAGTGTCCCCCCTCCCTGGGCTCAGGGCCAGCTCAGGCACTGCCCAGCTGGGACTgtcccccttcccctgggtgaccctggggacaggCTCCCAGGCAGCGCTGCGGGGAGGCCAGGGCCGACCCCACTCCCCTTCCCATGGGAGATGCTTCAGGCTCATGCTGGAGTGTTTTGGCCGCAGcctgagctccagctcctccatgtTACAGCTGTGCTTGTGCCCGGCCATGGACATGGTGGATCCAGAGCCAGATGCCAACCTGCCGCCTGCCTTCCCAGGCAGACAGGCCACTGGAGATCACTGGGCTGTGTCTGACTCTGGGTACCATGACCAGACCTGATCCCGACCCCAACTTGCTAATGGACGTTCCTGGCTTGACCTCAGACCTGCCTCATCACCCAGGAACTCTCATGGTGATCTGGCTTCTTCCTCTGAGCTGACCAGCCCTGGGTCTGCCTGGCAGGTACCATGGGACAGGTGGCTGCCCTGCCAGCCTGGCTCCCCATCCCTCAGGGTGCAGCCATCCCACACTGTTCCCTGGCAAACTTTGGCTTCTgaggatatttttttctgatgccTTTGGGCTGTCTCAGCCCTGCGAGTTCATTTCTTTCATGCCCTTACTGATGGGAGGAATTTGAGAATTAAAAGCCAAATTATTTTGTTGGCAAACACCTCAGTTAAATTGCTTTTTCTAATCTATTCTTGTGCTTTCTTAAAACTGAGAACTCCAAAGATGGTGTAATAAGCAATTTATTTATTCAGAGATGTTACACAAATTCAAAGACTGTGTTGCCATTGTGTCTGTTATTTTGTTGCAGGTAGCTGAGGTGATTGGATACTGGCTAGACTTTGGTATACTTTTCAGGCAGCAAAGGCTGGAGGATGGAATTTACCTCCTTTGCTTCACCTGGGCATGAGTCTGATAGAGAAAGTTCTTCAGGAAAAGGGAGAATAACTGGTCCAGTAACTGGGTTGGTGAAGTCTGATTTGTCTACTTGAGTCTTTTGTCCATTGAGAGTAGATGTAGATCCTACAGCTTCAGGTAGAACTGGCTTTCCATCTTTGCATTTGGTTTGGCTTTCTGGTAGCCTTTGGAAACACGTGTCCTCAGTTGAAGGGGGCAGAATCTTAACTGAGCCCACTGTTTTTTCTAGGTGTGGGAAGAAAGGATTGGTTTCTGAAGGGAAAGCTTGTTGATGACTCTGGCTGGATTTTCCAGGTGTCTGCTTAGCTTGCTGCTTCCCCTCTTCAGTGGCAGGATCCTAAATCACAGGCAATAAGTATTACCTATATTGAAGCTATTAAAAATTCTTTCAGATATGAAGAAGGTCACCCCTCGCACTGAGGATCTGCTGCAACTCCAGTCTGCCAAGACCAGCTGCGGAACAGAAGCTCAAAGAACAGACAGATGGAGCTGCTTCTTGTGCCCGTGGAGATGAGTGCCTGAAACTGGGGTAACTGCACAGTTATTGCTCTTTGTTATTTACAGTTTCATCATAGAGCATTCTGAACACATTCTGTATGATTGACTCTATACTTTTTCTATTGACTTTTTATCCACCTAGCAGTAGTTTGTTTTATCACAAGACAGATTTCTTCCTGATTTGGCCTTACCACTTTCTTGAAGCTCATATCTTTGTGAATAAGAAAACTTAAAAATGGCTGGGCTTTCAAGAGTTCAATTCTTGTTTCATAAAGGAGTATTACTCTTGCAATATTAAGATTAGATCAAGAAATACCTGCAGATTGTAGATTTCACAGGATATTGTGACAAACTGTCCGTGTTTCAAGTCACTGTTTGCTACAGAGCCTTTGCAGAAACCTATTTgctggaagaagaaaacacattAATTTGTTCATGTTGTAGCACTGATACTTAGCTCCTACATTGCAGAATAAGTGATTATAAAAGGCTGAATAGCTATAACTTCTGCATGTATTTGTCAGAATAAGCAGCTTGGTCAAACTTTACTTTTGGGATTGGCAAGCTTAGGAAGGCAGGCAGCATTTTGAAAAAGGCTTTGTGTTTGCAAAGGAGGGTTAGGTAACATGACGGTAAAAGTAAGCTGGTCACTTAAGGTCCAACTACAACTGCACCCTGAAGTTCTGCAGCAGAATATCTCCGTGCAAGTAAGCTGTCTAATAGAACATAATCTCAtttcttgagcaaaaacaatttcACACCATACTAGTGAAAGAAACCATGAAAAAATGTtgtttctgacagctgcctctcagTTAAGATGGGGCTTGAAATGTTATCTCATGGCAGTATGCCCATTTAGTCTCTTAGCTTCTCTTACAACGTTTTCCTTCTTTCCTAAACGTTTTCCTTAGCTGACCTGACTGTAGTATGAATATACTATTTATACATTGTTTGTGATTCATGGTCTGTGTCTGTGTACTTGGAAGAAATCCTTAAGAATTATTCACTTTTGTAAGATGAATGCTACCTCGCCTGTTTTTggatggtattttttttctgttttctttgtccaTAGACCTCTAGGTAAGAATTCAGAACTCTTACTGAAATTTTTTCTCTATTGTAAAGCACTTTGTACAGTTGCAAGATAGTATAGAGCTACAACCCATGAAAAGATACCTGTGGGTTTTGATTCTTGTCTGCAAAGAACCAAAGGGATAGGCCAAGTATTCACTGAGGAATCATAGTATCTGAAAAAATAGAGTTTATACAAGAAAAAGTACTTACAGCTGGTTCTGATGAAAGTGGCTTGCACTTGGAGATGTCAGCAATGGTGTCCGTCTTGGAACAGGATGTCTCCTGAATTAAAAACTCTACAAAATATTCAGGACCAATCACCCACTGTTAGTGAGAGACCGGTGGCAATTAGACCTTGTACGTGTGTCAGGAAGAAGGAAGAATCCTACAGACCTTGAAATAGACGTAAAACTTGTGGTAAGTGTGGCAGGAGCAAGTTATACTTGGACATTACTGTTGGTTCTATTAGAGGAGAATGAATTTTTGCCTGTGCTACTTTTTTGCCTGGatattttttacttcttaaatatGCACAATCATAGTAAATTGTGGATTAGCTATAGTTGAAATGGGTTTAGTTTTTGTAGTAAGTTAGCATCCACATGGAATTATGCATCCAAAGACCCTCTTCAGTGCCTTGTTGATAATTTGTAGCCGCTTTAATGAGCAGGATCACATTTTCTATTTCTGAAATGCAAGTATCTCAGTGTTAGAAAATGGGGGTGATTAAATACTGTATTGCAGTAACATCTAACAGTTTGATATAAAGAGTTATCTATACATAATGAATTTTAGAGAGACTGGATATTACTGTGGTAAACAAACAGGATTTAGCCAGGAGATCCTTAAGTCTGGTACTCTAAAATTAGttttaaataatgtttaaaatcATTCAGTGAATTACAGGTATGTGCTGGAAGGGCTGACTGTGCTTTATTAAATACTTTCCATTAGGGAGTCACTAATTCATGGTGGTGGTAGAAGAAAG
It contains:
- the FETUB gene encoding fetuin-B isoform X2, yielding MSLSWPRTHITSQEEISGSAFYLVLDVVDTECHVLSKKLWKNCKARPAHRTVYGQCKAIIYINQARNIAHLNNYECILQPVPSRYIWSVCPDCPVDDSPTEPKYLEVAVQSLAKFNEESEQAHYFSVLNVTRASMQWVIGPEYFVEFLIQETSCSKTDTIADISKCKPLSSEPAQIGFCKGSVANSDLKHGQFVTISCEIYNLQDPATEEGKQQAKQTPGKSSQSHQQAFPSETNPFFPHLEKTVGSVKILPPSTEDTCFQRLPESQTKCKDGKPVLPEAVGSTSTLNGQKTQVDKSDFTNPVTGPVILPFPEELSLSDSCPGEAKEVNSILQPLLPEKYTKV
- the FETUB gene encoding fetuin-B isoform X1, giving the protein MVSLVLLLFGTQALCSWAASHASEAGAAFLSPPCNATAAEEAADLALRQINADRREGYILRLYRIFSVREHPQEISGSAFYLVLDVVDTECHVLSKKLWKNCKARPAHRTVYGQCKAIIYINQARNIAHLNNYECILQPVPSRYIWSVCPDCPVDDSPTEPKYLEVAVQSLAKFNEESEQAHYFSVLNVTRASMQWVIGPEYFVEFLIQETSCSKTDTIADISKCKPLSSEPAQIGFCKGSVANSDLKHGQFVTISCEIYNLQDPATEEGKQQAKQTPGKSSQSHQQAFPSETNPFFPHLEKTVGSVKILPPSTEDTCFQRLPESQTKCKDGKPVLPEAVGSTSTLNGQKTQVDKSDFTNPVTGPVILPFPEELSLSDSCPGEAKEVNSILQPLLPEKYTKV